A single genomic interval of Spartinivicinus marinus harbors:
- a CDS encoding HU family DNA-binding protein gives MTIKKLPAIKERYTKTQILAELAANTGLTKKEVTAVLDELTDLMERHIKKRGCGEFTLPGLMKIVTKKKPATKARKGVNPFTGEEMMFKAKPASVQVKVTPLKRLKDYALS, from the coding sequence ATGACAATAAAAAAACTCCCAGCGATAAAAGAACGGTACACAAAAACACAAATATTAGCTGAGTTAGCAGCAAACACCGGGCTGACAAAAAAAGAAGTCACAGCTGTTCTTGATGAACTGACTGATTTGATGGAACGACACATTAAGAAACGGGGCTGTGGTGAATTCACCCTGCCTGGCTTGATGAAAATAGTGACTAAGAAAAAGCCTGCGACCAAAGCCCGTAAAGGAGTGAACCCTTTTACAGGAGAAGAGATGATGTTTAAGGCTAAGCCAGCCTCAGTGCAGGTTAAAGTAACACCGTTAAAGCGCTTAAAAGACTATGCTCTATCATAA
- a CDS encoding phospholipase D family protein, whose amino-acid sequence MAKFLNTSATNYFLEELIKNARDRLVLISPYLKVNERIKELLEDKNRLKIDIRLIYGKNELQPDEIDWLKSLDFVRTSFCKNLHAKCYLNEELAIITSLNLYEFSQVNNNEMGILVQRADEPDLYNDAYEEAQRIIRISDEVRITMEKVDKALETDSSPATSKPKSDKLSTSKIAKSSGLKTNELISQLLQAGYLEEKEGKNYLTQKGKDAGGEFRMSKQFGPYFIWPSSFSIK is encoded by the coding sequence ATGGCGAAGTTTCTAAACACTAGCGCTACGAACTATTTTTTAGAAGAACTGATTAAAAATGCTAGAGATAGGTTGGTGTTAATTAGCCCCTACTTAAAAGTTAATGAACGCATTAAAGAGCTACTGGAAGACAAAAACCGGTTAAAAATTGATATTCGATTAATTTATGGCAAAAACGAGCTGCAGCCTGACGAAATTGATTGGTTAAAAAGCTTGGACTTCGTTCGTACCAGTTTTTGTAAAAACCTGCATGCCAAGTGTTACCTCAATGAAGAGCTGGCTATCATTACCAGTTTAAACTTGTACGAATTTAGCCAGGTCAATAACAATGAAATGGGCATTTTAGTACAGCGCGCTGATGAGCCTGACTTATACAATGATGCCTATGAAGAAGCACAACGAATCATTCGCATCAGTGATGAAGTCAGAATCACGATGGAAAAAGTTGATAAAGCACTTGAGACGGACAGTTCCCCAGCAACAAGCAAACCCAAGTCTGACAAGCTTTCTACATCTAAAATAGCAAAGAGCTCTGGCTTGAAAACTAACGAGCTAATTAGTCAATTATTGCAAGCGGGCTACTTGGAAGAAAAAGAAGGTAAAAATTATCTTACCCAAAAAGGTAAAGATGCTGGTGGAGAGTTTCGTATGAGTAAACAGTTTGGCCCTTACTTTATTTGGCCTAGCTCATTCAGCATTAAGTAA
- a CDS encoding RtcB family protein translates to MHDQASYRHWLSEKLGEKLTTQVKRLRLMKDVKHVRLMADAHLAENVCVGCVLATTKLIYPTAIGGDIGCGMLAAPIAMCADDIQEKEAAAIFKRLSQSVPIIQHKNHSDLSIFGELSSELLQKEFIRNGSRQIGTLGQGNHFLELQRCKLSGQLWLMIHTGSRCMGPAIRDFHLNHGHGRSHGLTYLDSGTEGGEAFLQDMQWVRRYASVNRLTILAQCEALFHEIFQAGIDKSQLIHCDHNHCEQEDINGQSLWLHRKGACSVRANEQALIPGSMGSDSFHVVGAGSADSLFSCSHGAGRTMSRSQARRSITPERLKKQLSGVFYQAEKLTGLTEEAPESYKRIGQVIKSQKNLFKVKRQLEPILSYKGTT, encoded by the coding sequence ATGCATGATCAAGCCAGTTATCGCCATTGGCTGAGTGAAAAACTTGGTGAGAAGCTAACCACGCAAGTCAAAAGACTCCGCCTGATGAAAGACGTAAAACACGTTCGGCTTATGGCAGATGCGCACTTAGCTGAAAATGTGTGTGTCGGCTGTGTCCTTGCAACGACAAAATTGATTTACCCAACTGCAATTGGTGGTGATATTGGCTGTGGCATGTTAGCAGCGCCAATAGCTATGTGTGCTGATGATATTCAAGAAAAAGAAGCGGCGGCTATCTTTAAGAGGCTGTCGCAGTCTGTGCCTATCATTCAGCATAAAAACCATTCTGACTTATCAATATTCGGTGAACTTTCTTCTGAGTTACTCCAAAAAGAATTCATTAGAAATGGTTCCCGGCAAATAGGCACATTAGGCCAAGGCAATCATTTTCTAGAATTGCAACGCTGTAAATTATCGGGGCAATTATGGTTAATGATCCACACAGGATCTCGATGTATGGGTCCTGCGATCAGAGACTTTCACTTAAATCACGGTCATGGGCGATCCCATGGCTTGACCTATCTCGACTCAGGAACTGAAGGTGGCGAAGCTTTTTTGCAGGATATGCAATGGGTAAGGCGTTATGCTTCAGTGAACCGATTGACGATCCTGGCGCAATGCGAAGCACTGTTCCATGAAATTTTTCAAGCAGGTATCGATAAATCTCAGCTCATCCACTGCGATCATAATCACTGTGAGCAAGAAGATATTAACGGGCAGTCACTATGGTTACATCGAAAAGGCGCCTGTTCAGTCAGAGCCAATGAACAAGCGCTTATCCCTGGCAGTATGGGAAGTGATAGTTTTCATGTGGTTGGAGCAGGTAGCGCTGATTCACTGTTTTCTTGCTCTCATGGCGCAGGTCGTACGATGAGCCGATCCCAGGCAAGGCGCTCGATCACACCAGAAAGATTAAAGAAGCAATTGAGTGGTGTCTTTTATCAAGCAGAAAAGCTAACTGGCCTCACAGAAGAGGCGCCAGAGAGTTATAAGCGGATTGGCCAGGTGATCAAGAGCCAGAAAAATCTGTTTAAAGTAAAACGACAACTTGAGCCGATATTAAGCTACAAAGGTACCACATGA
- a CDS encoding DNA-binding protein, translated as MAREGVSYDEVAQVCEQLYREGLKPNQRNVREILGTGSTSTLLRHINTWKERQQAAANTELDLPQSVIGTIKKAMLEAVDNATQKQEAALVDAKEQLQEAFRGLNAYEDKIKVLKHEKNTLLAQSEAKTLELEKQLAATQRRADDLETQNKALNSKLDEALRAQEIARTESAKAQMQVERADIAVEKAEQRGDELRQELEQLKSALTTAEKAAATAEAVAKEQSKAIDRLDTELAEDKQALTALQSRYDNLLGRYEEAAKMETKVQEQDKQISRLESDILNHQRRYEDLLAKYEACTRLESATTARLAVLEAQSSQPAKPTDKSTKK; from the coding sequence ATGGCAAGAGAAGGGGTGAGCTACGATGAAGTGGCCCAAGTGTGCGAGCAGCTTTATCGGGAAGGTCTAAAGCCGAACCAGCGTAATGTACGAGAGATACTGGGCACCGGCAGCACCTCAACGCTACTCCGCCATATCAATACTTGGAAAGAGCGCCAACAAGCCGCCGCCAATACCGAGCTTGACCTGCCTCAGTCGGTCATCGGCACAATTAAAAAAGCCATGCTGGAAGCCGTGGATAATGCGACCCAAAAACAGGAGGCTGCCCTGGTTGATGCCAAAGAACAGCTCCAAGAAGCCTTTCGGGGGTTGAATGCCTATGAAGATAAGATCAAGGTGTTAAAACACGAAAAAAATACCCTGTTAGCACAGTCCGAAGCCAAAACCCTGGAACTGGAAAAGCAATTAGCCGCCACTCAGCGCCGGGCCGATGACCTAGAAACCCAAAATAAAGCCCTAAACAGTAAGCTGGATGAGGCCTTACGGGCCCAGGAAATCGCTCGTACCGAATCGGCTAAAGCCCAAATGCAGGTAGAGCGGGCTGACATCGCCGTCGAGAAAGCCGAACAGCGTGGCGATGAACTGCGCCAGGAGTTAGAACAGCTCAAATCTGCTTTAACCACCGCAGAAAAAGCCGCCGCCACCGCCGAAGCCGTCGCAAAAGAACAGAGCAAAGCGATTGACCGACTCGATACGGAATTGGCTGAGGACAAACAGGCTTTAACTGCCTTGCAATCCCGTTATGACAATTTGCTCGGCCGCTATGAAGAAGCCGCCAAAATGGAAACTAAAGTGCAAGAGCAAGATAAACAAATTAGCCGGCTAGAATCAGACATTCTCAACCATCAACGCCGTTATGAAGACCTGCTAGCAAAATATGAAGCCTGTACTCGGTTGGAATCTGCGACAACCGCTCGGCTGGCGGTATTGGAAGCCCAAAGCAGTCAACCTGCTAAGCCCACTGACAAATCAACCAAAAAATAA